DNA sequence from the Juglans microcarpa x Juglans regia isolate MS1-56 chromosome 5S, Jm3101_v1.0, whole genome shotgun sequence genome:
ttatttttccactaTGTTTATAAAATGTACACTTTTATATTGCATGCGTACACACACTTTCTTCCACTTAGCGCTTGGGGTGTGTGACCCAAGTGGTCGATACCCTGACTTTGTGACTCCCGTGAAATCACatgtgggggtcgagggcgccacaattGTCATCCAAATCTAtcaacaagtaaaacccatcaTTCTTATATTGTGTTCTCTCAAAATACCCACGAAGTGCATCAGCACCTCTTTTGCTAAGTCTAAGGTGTCGGGCCTTATCAATATAATTCTGTGTATCTTTctcaataaatttcaaattctcGAATCCACCAGCCTTGACAGCCAATGCGTTAAAACTTTTGGTCATACTTATACCTGCCTTGTCGTTAATGTCTAATTGCCTCTTTACAGAATCAGCAATAGCTCGATTACATCTAAAGAATCTTGTCTTTCGTGGACTTAGCCTATTGTTGTGTGAATTTTGAACAGTAGTTATGCGCAAGATATCACCAACCATGATTGCATTAATTTTCACCTTACAATCGGTCTTCGTTGTCGGGCATGGTTTCGAAAGGTTGGTAGTACGGTCCCTCGTCTCATCACCACGAGCAAAACCAAGTGTTACATATCTAAGACTCCCATCATCATCACTTTTACTTCTTTGGGTCATTATGCCAAACCCAGTTTGTTCCCATATTGCTTATAGTAATCAATAAGTTCTTGCTCAGTTTTAAAAAACATTCTCAACATTGGCTCTAaaactccatcatcatcattcctGGGTGTTGGCTCTAAAACTGCATCATCAACGTCATTCTCTGGCGTTGGCTCTAAAACCCCATCAGGTACTTCCTCATCATCTCTCACATTTGGGATATCTGGATAAGTACTACTTTCAAAAGATAACAGCGATTGCCTAGTAGATGAGGTGGGTTTTGTCATGTCCTTAAGATTACTTGAACATCCTAGATATGGAATTTGTGGTCTAAATGGGACTCCCGTAATTTCCTGAAAGTTCCAATATCAAATCATAAATGTAACCTCAAAAAATCCCTTGCTTGGGACATAaccaatttgaaaattaaatttatcacCTCGTTTCTCCATAAAAAAAGGTTTGGCATTTGGACGCGGTGCAAAAGGTGGAAGATATGGAGGTGGCATAGCCCCATGGTATCCATGCATATAGTTATACGTTGACCAATCTAAATATAATGGTCTTGATATTTCCTGAAATAAAATCAAGTAAtgatttataacaaaattacaaatcaaaccgATAACATGACTTTCGAATGAGACAAGAATACCTGAGTAAATGCAGCAGTGTTAGTAGGCATTGTTGCCGTATTAATAGGCATTGTAGTAGTGTGGCCAAGCATTGTAACAATGTTGGTAGGTATTGCATATGTGCTATCTTCCTCTTTCTCCAATTAGTTGTACACCAAGAATATCTATATGGAGTACAAAACTAACATCAAGAATGAACCAATGAACCATCTTGATATATTTAAGCacaacag
Encoded proteins:
- the LOC121267104 gene encoding uncharacterized protein LOC121267104, coding for MTQRSKSDDDGSLRYVTLGFARGDETRDRTTNLSKPCPTTKTDCKVKINAIMVGDILRITTVQNSHNNRLSPRKTRFFRCNRAIADSVKRQLDINDKAGISMTKSFNALAVKAGGFENLKFIEKDTQNYIDKARHLRLSKRGADALRGYFERTQYKNDGFYLLIDLDDNCGALDPHM